A single genomic interval of Camelina sativa cultivar DH55 chromosome 11, Cs, whole genome shotgun sequence harbors:
- the LOC104726958 gene encoding uncharacterized protein LOC104726958 yields MKPGFSSSFIYSNVGRPAKMAAFSALSLCPYTFTFRPISRIKSTVSCSVTSAPASGTSSSSKTPRRRSGRPEGVGKSMEDSVKRKMEQFYEGTDGPPLRVLPIGGLGEIGMNCMLVGNYDRYILIDAGIMFPDYDEPGVQKIMPDTGFIRRWKHKIEAVVITHGHEDHIGALPWVIPALDPNTPIFASSFTMELIKKRLKEHGIFVQSRLKTFSTRRRFMAGPFEIEPITVTHSIPDCSGLFLRCADGNILHTGDWKIDEAPLDGKVFDREALEELSKEGVTLMMSDSTNVLSPGRTISEKVVADALVRNVMAAKGRVITTQFASNIHRLGSIKAAADLTGRKLVFVGMSLRTYLEAAWRDGKAPIDPSSLVKVEDIEAYAPKDLLIVTTGSQAEPRAALNLASYGSSHAFKLTKEDIILYSAKVIPGNESRVMKMMNRIADIGPNIIMGKNEMLHTSGHAYRGELEEVLKIVKPQHFLPIHGELLFLKEHEVLGNSTGIRHTTVIKNGEMLGVSHLRNRRVLSNGFSSLGRENLQLMYSDGDKAFGTSSELCIDERLRISSDGIIVLSMEIMRPGVSENTLKGKIRITTRCMWLDKGRLLDALHKAAHAALSSCPVNCPLSHMERTVSEVLRKIVRKYSGKRPEVIVIATENPMAVRADEVSARLSGDPSVGSGVAALRKVVDGNNKRSRPKKTPSQEDAPKEVDRTLEDDIIDSARLLAEEETAASTYTEEVDMPVGSSSEESDDFWKSFVNPSSPPSPGETETVNKVTDTEPKAEDKESSREDNDPSDTSDSETKSSSKRVRKNKWKPEEIKKVIRMRGELHSRFQVVKGRMALWEEISSNLSAEGFNRSPGQCKSLWASLIQKYEECKAEERSKTSWPHFEDMNNILSELGTPAS; encoded by the exons ATGAAACCTGGTTTCTCGTCGTCCTTTATCTATTCTAATGTTGGCAGACCAGCGAAAATGGCAGCCTTTAGTGCTCTCTCGCTTTGTCCTTACACTTTCACATTCCGGCCAATCTCTCGAATTAAGTCTACCGTTTCGTGTTCTGTCACTTCTGCTCCTGCTTCTG gcacatcttcttcctctaagaCACCGCGTAGAAGATCAGGTCGACCAGAAGGAGTTGGTAAAAGCATGGAGGACTCTGTCAAACGTAAAATGGAACAGTTTTATGAAGGAACCGATGGACCGCCTCTCCGTGTTCTTCCCATTGGTGGCCTTGGTGAGATTGGAATGAACTGTATGCTTGTTGGAAACTATGATCGTTACATTTTAATCGACGCTGGTATTATGTTCCCTGA CTACGATGAGCCTGGTGTCCAGAAAATAATGCCAGACACAGGGTTTATCAGACGGTGGAAACACAAGATTGAAGCTGTTGTTATAACGCATGGTCATGAAGATCACATTGGTGCGTTGCCTTGG GTTATCCCAGCGTTGGACCCTAATACACCGATATTCGCATCATCCTTCACCATGGAG CTTATAAAGAAACGCTTGAAGGAGCACGGAATCTTTGTTCAATCTAGACTTAAGACATTTAGCACTCGAAGGAGATTTATGGCTGGACCATTTGAGATAGAACCCATTACAGTTACACATTCTATTCCTGATTGTAGTGGTTTATTCCTCCGCTGTGCTGATGGTAATATTCTTCACACTGGAGATTGGAAG ATTGATGAGGCGCCATTGGATGGAAAAGTCTTTGATCGTGAAGCTTTGGAGgaactctcaaaagaaggagTCACGTTG ATGATGAGTGACTCAACAAATGTGTTGTCACCTGGAAGGACAATTAGTGAAAAGGTGGTAGCAGATGCTCTGGTAAGGAATGTGATGGCGGCCAAGGGAAGAGTAATCACAACTCAGTTTGCCTCTAATATACACCGTTTGGGAAGTATAAAAGCTGCTGCTGATTTAACTGGTCGAAAGTTG GTCTTTGTAGGCATGTCGTTGAGGACATATCTAGAGGCAGCTTGGAGGGATGGAAAGGCTCCAATTGACCCGTCAAGTCTG GTGAAAGTCGAAGACATTGAAGCATATGCGCCTAAGGACTTGCTGATTGTCACGACTGGGTCACAA GCAGAACCACGCGCTGCCCTGAATCTTGCATCATATGGGAGTAGTCACGCATTCAAACTTACCAAGGAAGACATAATTCTTTACTCAGCGAAG GTAATCCCAGGCAATGAATCACGAGTAATGAAAATGATGAATCGGATAGCAGATATTGGGCCAAATATTATCATGGGTAAGAATGAAATGCTGCACACATCTGGTCATGCCTACCGTGGAGAATTG gaagaggttctCAAAATAGTTAAACCGCAACATTTTCTACCTATACATGGAGAACTTTTGTTTCTCAAGGAGCATGAGGTGCTTGGGAACTCTACTGGGATTAGACACACTACT GTTATTAAAAATGGAGAAATGCTTGGAGTTTCTCACCTGAGAAATAGAAGGGTTTTGTCCAATGGATTTAGCTCTCTTGGGAGGGAGAATTTGCAG TTGATGTACAGTGATGGTGATAAAGCATTTGGCACATCAAGCGAACTATGCATTGATGAACGACTCAGAATTTCTTCTGATGGCATTATAGTTCTGAG CATGGAAATCATGCGTCCGGGAGTCTCAGAAAACACCTTGAAAGgaaaaataagaatcacaacGCGGTGCATGTGGCTTGACAAAGGAAGACTTTTAGATGCACTTCACAAAGCTGCTCATGCTGCTCTGTCAAGTTGTCCTGTGAATTGTCCCTTGTCTCACATGGAAAGAACGGTCTCCGAAGTGTTGAGGAAGATTGTGAGGAAGTACAGCGGAAAGAGACCTGAAGTCATTGTTATAGCCACTGAAAATCCAATGGCAGTACGAGCTGATGAGGTCAGCGCAAGACTGTCTGGTGATCCAAGTGTTGGTTCTGGAGTTGCAGCTTTAAGGAAAGTTGTTGACgggaacaacaaaagaagtcgaCCAAAGAAAACACCTTCACAAGAAGATGCCCCAAAAGAAGTAGATCGGACTTTGGAAG ATGATATTATTGATAGTGCAAGACTACTGGCTGAAGAAGAAACTGCGGCATCAACGTACACAGAAGAAGTTGACATGCCCGTGGGAAGTTCCTCAGAAGAGTCAGACGATTTTTGGAAATCATTCGTCAATCCATCATCACCACCTTCACCGGGTGAAACCGAAACTGTGAATAAGGTAACTGATACGGAGCCTAAAGCAGAGGATAAGGAAAGCAGCAGAGAGGACAATGATCCATCTGATACTTCAGATTCTGAAACTAAGTCATCATCAAAACGTGTGAGGAAGAACAAATGGAAACCGGAGGAGATAAAGAAGGTAATCAGAATGCGGGGAGAGCTGCACAGTAGATTTCAAGTGGTGAAAGGTAGAATGGCATTGTGGGAAGAGATCTCTTCAAATCTATCAGCTGAAGGGTTCAACCGAAGCCCGGGACAATGCAAGTCTCTGTGGGCGTCACTTATTCAAAAATACGAG gaGTGCAAGGCTGAGGAAAGAAGCAAGACGAGTTGGCCACATTTTGAGGATATGAATAACATTTTGTCAGAGTTAGGCACACCTGCATCTTAA
- the LOC104726956 gene encoding uncharacterized protein LOC104726956 isoform X1: MCLCYYESLDDFRTHLSTEEHTQQEGYINGYFQSREKVHSAEYDPEGWLEVCEMRRKVKKETKSFEYDRGHWLRQEKRRRKAFRTIFPLRLRLTNRGRRPRRKSPTCKEE, from the exons ATGTGTCTCTGTTATTACGAAAGCCTTGATGATTTCAGGACGCATCTCTCAACTGAAGAACATACACAACAA GAGGGTTATATTAATGGGTATTTTCAATCTAGGGAGAAGGTTCATTCGGCCGAGTACGATCCAGAGGGTTGGCTAGAG GTATGCGAGATGAGACGTAAGGTGAAGAAGGAAACTAAGTCATTCGAGTACGATCGAGGGCATTGGCTCCGACAG GAAAAACGTAGGAGGAAAGCATTCCGGACGATTTTTCCTCTTCGTTTACGTCTTACTAATCGTGGGCGTAGACCTCGACGAAAATCTCCAACCTGCAAGGAAGAGTAa
- the LOC104726956 gene encoding uncharacterized protein LOC104726956 isoform X2: protein MCLCYYESLDDFRTHLSTEEHTQQEGYINGYFQSREKVHSAEYDPEGWLEVCEMRRKVKKETKSFEYDRGHWLRQEKRRRKAFRTIFPLRLRLTNRGRRPRRKSPTCKEE from the exons ATGTGTCTCTGTTATTACGAAAGCCTTGATGATTTCAGGACGCATCTCTCAACTGAAGAACATACACAACAA GAGGGTTATATTAATGGGTATTTTCAATCTAGGGAGAAGGTTCATTCGGCCGAGTACGATCCAGAGGGTTGGCTAGAG GTATGCGAGATGAGACGTAAGGTGAAGAAGGAAACTAAGTCATTCGAGTACGATCGAGGGCATTGGCTCCGACAG GAAAAACGTAGGAGGAAAGCATTCCGGACGATTTTTCCTCTTCGTTTACGTCTTACTAATCGTGGGCGTAGACCTCGACGAAAATCTCCAACCTGCAAGGAAGA GTAG